A window from Salvia miltiorrhiza cultivar Shanhuang (shh) chromosome 2, IMPLAD_Smil_shh, whole genome shotgun sequence encodes these proteins:
- the LOC131008305 gene encoding uncharacterized protein LOC131008305 — protein sequence MIAQRAVCSKPLPDHLSLARNLTLKCSRDSQFKINCDAAIDVGRGFGFGVVSTNKDGMLVGGRQGFIPGFYSAEEGEARAILEGLIMCKDKGLEDIIIETDCQSLFWRLQNRKEDRSSLGDSVDKIISLAASFGCCSFSWTPREGNYIADCLAKVSLLNRVAQFVSEVSLLFLNSLLAD from the coding sequence ATGATAGCGCAGCGAGCTGTTTGCTCGAAACCTTTACCTGATCACCTATCGCTTGCCAGAAACCTTACTCTCAAGTGTTCTCGTGACTCTCAGTTCAAGATTAATTGTGATGCAGCGATTGATGTGGGACGTGGCTTTGGCTTTGGTGTGGTGAGCACGAACAAGGATGGGATGTTGGTGGGTGGTCGTCAGGGTTTTATCCCGGGGTTTTACTCGGCGGAAGAAGGCGAGGCTAGAGCGATTCTTGAAGGCCTGATCATGTGCAAAGATAAGGGACTCGAAGACATCATCATCGAGACTGATTGCCAATCCTTATTTTGGAGATTACAGAACAGGAAGGAGGATCGTTCTTCTCTTGGTGACTCTGTTGACAAGATTATAAGTTTGGCTGCCTCGTTTGGATGCTGCTCCTTCAGCTGGACACCCCGTGAAGGCAACTATATAGCTGATTGTTTAGCTAAAGTTTCTCTCCTTAATCGTGTGGCTCAGTTTGTTTCTGAGGTCTCCCTTCTGTTTCTAAACTCTCTTCTTGCTGATTAA